TGGGTCGGGGAGCTCCAGGCCGCGCGGGGTCGGGGGTAGAGCCGCGCCGTCTCCGTCATGGACCACTACTGGCACATGGAGACGGTCGGGGGCCGGACCTCGACATGCCGGCCGCTACGGCGCCTGGCGGCCCTCGACGACGAACGCCAGGCGGCGCAGCGTCTCGACGTTGCGCCAGGCCAGCGGCAGGTCGCGCAGCGGCTTGGGCACCAGGCGGCCCGGACCGGTCTTGGCGTCCTCCTCGATCGTGACCCGGGTCCTCGCGCCGCCGTCGAGCGGCTCGAGGCGCAGCGTCACCCCGGCCTCCCCGCCGGGCCACGCCTTGGCGCGCACCTCGAGCAGCTCGTGGGGCAGCGACTCGACCACCTCGGTCTCGTCGTCGACCAGCAACGGCCAGCTGCCGACCGAGTGGTGGAGGCGGGCGCCCACCTGCGGCCAGTGGTCGTCGACCTCGCGCATCCGGGACGCCCCCACCACCCACAGCGGGTAGAGCCAGCCGTCGGCCAGCACCTTCCAGACGTCGGCGGGCGAAGCGGCGATCTCTCGGGTGTTGGTGCTCATGCGCCTTACCCTGACCCGCATGGCACCTCGCGAAACCGACCATCAGGGTGAGCCCGCAGCGGACCGGCACGACCTGATCCGGGTGCAGGGTGCCCGGGTCAACAACCTGCGCGACGTCAGCGTCGACCTCCCCAAGCGCCGTCTCACGGTCTTCACCGGGGTGTCCGGCTCGGGCAAGAGCTCGTTGGTCTTCGGCACCGTGGCCGCGGAGTCGCAGCGGCTCATCAACGAGACCTACAGCACCTTCGTGCAGGGCTTCATGCCCACCCTCGCGCGCCCCGAGGTCGACGTGCTGGAGGGGCTGACGACGGCGATCATCGTCGACCAGGAGCGACTGGGCGCGAACCCGCGCTCCACGGTCGGCACCGTCACCGACGCGCACGCGATGCTGCGGATCCTGTTCAGCCGGCTGGGCCGGCCCCACGTCGGTCCGCCGGGCGCGTTCTCCTTCAACACCGCCTCGGTCTCGGCCAGCGGCGGCATCACCGTGGAGCGCGGCGAGGGTCGCACCCGCACCGAGAAGGTCACCT
This Nocardioides dokdonensis FR1436 DNA region includes the following protein-coding sequences:
- a CDS encoding SRPBCC family protein; protein product: MSTNTREIAASPADVWKVLADGWLYPLWVVGASRMREVDDHWPQVGARLHHSVGSWPLLVDDETEVVESLPHELLEVRAKAWPGGEAGVTLRLEPLDGGARTRVTIEEDAKTGPGRLVPKPLRDLPLAWRNVETLRRLAFVVEGRQAP